The genome window CTAATACCACCATTATTCCAATAAAAACTTGTTTGTCCCAGAACATGGTCAGGTGAACGGTCCACCAAAACATTGCTGGAGTTGAGGTCATATTCCAATACACGGGATGAAATGGTATCTGCCACAAACAAGCGATGGGTAACGGTGTCCACGGCCACGTCGTAAGGCCGGTTCAATCCGTCGAGCCGCTGACTGTTATAGGGAGAACCCTGGGTATAAACCGGATTTCCCCCAACATCCGTTTGACCCACCAAATTTTCAGCGTTCTGTCCGTCGGAGAGAGGGACATCCCCCGCCCGCAACACGGAAACAAAAACCAAAAAACCCAAATGGGCCAGTCGTTTAAAGAAATCGCTGACATTCATACTGTTTACTATGCATCAGAAAATACATTTTTTCAATGGGAAATATAGAACGGTCAAATAAGAAGAAACAGAAATCACCATGGACCCCACACTCCCGGTTGGCCCAAAGGATCCGCCAGACGCAGAGATCCTGGCACCTTGGCCATATAAAAAAGGAGTGCCCCTCTCCGCTCACCTGCGGGTTTCCGAACACACAGTTGATTGTCTATTGGAAAAACTTTTTGGTAATAAGGTGGACGTTCTCAACTAATCAACTAACATCCGAACTCACACATCCCACCAATCCTCCCTACACTTGGCCATTATTGATTTTTATTTCTGAGACATTGAGTTCATAACGGTCGAGTAGCCAGAGAGATTGTGCCTCTATACCCTCACAAATCCAAACGTGAATCTATCGTTCCTTACGGGTTACGATGCATCAGTTAATGGGGTTTATAAATAGGGATTACCGGCAAAAAGAGAATAAACGAGATAAAAAAAATGGGTGGGTGACCTGGAAATTATTTTTAGGGATTATTCCCCAACGCTGAAATAGCGCGATTGGGGGTGGTGAAAAACCAGGGCGGAAACACTGGCTTCTGGTTCCAAAGGGCGAGGGAAATTCCTTAAAAGGGATAAAGAGGTACGAAAAACCTGATCTTATTGTTGATACTGATCGGAATATGTCATACAATTCCATATCATGTTCGGAAGATCGCTGAAAATTTCGAAATCCATGAGTTTTTTGCTTTTTGGCGCCCGTGGCACGGGGAAATCCACCCTATTAAAAGCACTCTTTCCTCAAAAGAAGCCGGCCGATGCTTTTTTTATTGACCTTTTACAGGACGACGAATACGTACGATTTTCCACAAAACCTGGCTTGTTGGGACAAGTTGTGGAAGGCCTCCCCAAAACAGTCCAGTGGGTTATTATTGACGAAGTTCAAAAAGTGCCCAAACTGTTGGATGAGGTGCATCGTCAGATATTTTCGAAACGCGTGCGATTTGCCCTGACAGGGTCGAGCGCGCGCAAATTGAAAAGGGGACAAGCCAATCTCTTGGCGGGACGAGCCCTCGTGCACCACCTCTATCCCCTCACCGAAAAGGAACTGGGAAAAACTTTCGACCTTGCCGCCGCCCTGTCCCACGGGACGTTGCCGGATGTTATTCCTCTCGTGACCATTGAGGAGCGCGCGGCGTATTTGCGCGCTTACGTCTCGACCTATCTCAAGGAAGAAATTGTGGCGGAGCAAGTGGTTCGAAAAATGCCGCCCTTTCTACGATTCCTGCCGACCCTGGGACAGATGAACGGCGAGATCATCAATTACAGCCGCATGGCCCGTGACGCTGGCGTGGACGATATGACCGTGCGCAGTTATTTCTCTATTCTGGAAGACACACTTATTGGTTTTTTTCTGGAGCCCTACCACCACTCCATTCGAAAACGCCAACGCGAGTCCAGCAAGTTTTATCTCTTTGACACAGGGGTGGCCCGCTCTCTTCAAGGGATGGGGACCGCCCCCTTGGTGGAAGGCAGTTCGGCCTACGGAAAAGCGTTTGAGCATTTCGTCATTCTTGAAATTCGTCGGCGCGCGGAATATCTCGGAAAAGAATGGCGCTATTCTTATCTTCGGACGTCTTCCGAAAGCGCCGAAATCGATTTAATCATTGAGCGCCCGGGGGATAAAACCGTTTTGCTGGAACTAAAGTCCTCGCGGTTGGTCTCGGACACCGAGATCCATCGACTTCAATCGTTCAAAAAAGATTTTGCCCACGCGGAAGCCTTTGTCTTCTCCCATGAACCTGTTCCACGAAAAGTAAACGGAGTCGATGTGTTTCCCTGGTCTCAGGGACTCGCGGCGTTGGGTATTTGAGAACAGGGATTATTCCCCAACGCTGAAATAGCGCGATTGGGGGTGGTGAAAAACCAGGGCGGAAACACTGGCTTCTGGTTCCATCATATGGTTTTCAGTCAAAGTGACACCAATGGATGATGGTTTTAAAAGGTGAAATAGTTTTTCCTGATCTTCGAGGGCGGGACAGGCGGGGTAACCAAAACTCACCCGCGTGCCCCGATACCTCGATTGAAATCGATCGGAAAGCGTGAGGGTGGAGGCGTCGGGAAATCCCCACATGGCCCGCAATCGTTCGTGCAACAGTTCCGCAAAGGCCTCGGCGGATTCGATGGCAATCGATTGAATCGCGTGGGATTTGAGATAATCCCCC of Elusimicrobiota bacterium contains these proteins:
- a CDS encoding ATP-binding protein gives rise to the protein MFGRSLKISKSMSFLLFGARGTGKSTLLKALFPQKKPADAFFIDLLQDDEYVRFSTKPGLLGQVVEGLPKTVQWVIIDEVQKVPKLLDEVHRQIFSKRVRFALTGSSARKLKRGQANLLAGRALVHHLYPLTEKELGKTFDLAAALSHGTLPDVIPLVTIEERAAYLRAYVSTYLKEEIVAEQVVRKMPPFLRFLPTLGQMNGEIINYSRMARDAGVDDMTVRSYFSILEDTLIGFFLEPYHHSIRKRQRESSKFYLFDTGVARSLQGMGTAPLVEGSSAYGKAFEHFVILEIRRRAEYLGKEWRYSYLRTSSESAEIDLIIERPGDKTVLLELKSSRLVSDTEIHRLQSFKKDFAHAEAFVFSHEPVPRKVNGVDVFPWSQGLAALGI